Genomic window (Alligator mississippiensis isolate rAllMis1 chromosome 4, rAllMis1, whole genome shotgun sequence):
AAGTAAGAAGGAATATGAATTTAAATTGCAGGTCAGTAAAAAGGTGTCAGCATGGTGAGTGGGTCAGTGAGCCATGCCCTGAGCTCTGTTGATGAGGAATGCAAGTTACTCACCCCAGTTACCACAGCCTGCTCTCTGCAGTGTGGCAGAGCTGATGTTCCAAGAACAGACCGGGACATGGAAGTAAGATTTTCTTGCCTACTCCCAACCAGAAAGTTTTACATCACCAGTTAGACAGGCTTTCTGCCAAGGTAAGGAATATCACCAGTGGCAATTCAGTAGTAATCTCATAACTCTGATTTGCACAAGTTCTTTCAACTAAAACTATCAAGTCTACTGTATAGCACCCCCCCCACATTATTGTACAACACACACTGAATAAATCTAAACTGTGAATCAAATgtatttatataattaaaaacCTATATTGCAATGTAACTTATACTAAATTACATATAATTAACTGTATTAattaaaatgcagaagaaaattAATGTACTAAATTAATCACTTCTGTTCTAAGGGTATTCTTAGTGTCCATGAATGTGTTTCTTCAAGTCTCATTTACCAGTATGATGTCACAAAGATTTTGTAGGAATGgagccttttttgtttttgttttattttttggataTGTGAAAGGCTGAAAGATATTTGCTGGATTTTGTATTCATTCAACTCCATCCTCAATTACCAACACTTTAGGAGGTCTTAGGGATAGATGTAGAATGAATGTTGCTATGGCTGGTCCACAAAATTCACCTGAGAATGATGTGAGGCTCTTTCTGCTTGTCAGGAGTATAAGTATTGCATTCCTACCAATGCCCGTGCTGAGCCAGGAGATCAAGACCACAATGCAGATCCTACTATTTTAAAGCATGCTGAGCTAGCGCTACCTCTGTCCATATTACCTAAGGAGACAGACTGGAACAAAAATAAGAGCCTCTGGTTGGATTCCATCCACATGTAGATCTTGAGGCATCTGCCTGATTTTCAAAATGTTGTTTTCACAGAAAGGATTAGTCACACTGGGCCAGATCTTAAGCTAATATAAATGTCCCTGGCTTTATTGACATCAATAGAGCTACACCAGTTTACACCACTGAGGATTCTGTTTGCTTTATCTCTCAAAGACATCAGTTTTGAATTATGACTCCAAAGTGGCGGTGAAGACATCAGCAATTCAGTAGTTCTTCAATAAATGACAAGTGAATTACAGATGTCGAAGGGTGTTGAATTTTAAAGTGCCTATGTTGTACACAAACCTAcacagaacaaaatatttttttattgttaaGAATGTGCCTCATGCTATGGGTAATAACTCTGATCTTCTAGTATAAAGGCATAATTAAGATCACATTCTAAGGGACCACATTATTTAAAATTTAGAATAACTTTCTGCAGACACAGATAATTACCAATGCAATTTTGCATTGGCAATTATTTATGAGTACAATTAAGGTCACTTGTATATTCAACTATTTGACATGCAGGTGAAATCAGGTAATAAGATGTCTAAATGAACTGAACTGCACCAATAAATAATTGTAGATGTAGTAGTGCTCCCCCTAAACCCAGCCTCAGAAGAGAAATTTTTAAAATACAGCACCAAAACCTTGGTTTTTAAAGTATCTAGGTACTTAAGGATGCAGATACACACtaggagattttcaaaagcatgttgGACATCACTCCCACAAAAGTTACACAGATCAAGGATTGAATGTATTATCACTGCCAGGTTCCAGGTGTGTGTCCTAGCCAGTGGGCTGTCAGATGTCCTGGTCAAAGAACTTCTCTGTTTCTCCTGTTCTAACTGTTCCATGTCATATCACCAGTTAAATAGTTATTGTGCCAGACAGAGTGAGTGAAACTGACTGGCTAGGCCAGTGGCTGAAAAGCTCACCTGAGATGTGGGTTCAAATTCCTCcaccaaaatatttaattttttattggGCAGGAATATGAATTAAAATGTCCCGGTTCCCAGCTTAGCACCAGCACCAGGACAGGGACCCATCCCATACGGCCAGATCTCTTTTGTATAAGATTGCAGGCATACTAGAAGATACTCAAAAGTTCAAGCTTTACTGACAAGATAAGCCTTTCCTCACCCGGTTTGAGGATCATGCTTCAAGGCTTCAGCTTTAACTAGTTCAAAGCAGATCACTGGCTTTTCAGCAACATCAGCACTTAGGTGGTTCAGTAGAAACTCGTATCACTTCCATACTGAGCCTAGGCCTGCTGTTAAGAAGTATGCTTAGCCCCTTCGTTCCCCACAGTCCATGCCAAAGCTCAGAAATTAGGCAATGTAGCCAGCTTAGAGCAGCCCTAAGTACATGCCAAGAAGCATATCCAAGATAGAGAGTCTGAGAGCTGTACTGAGGTGTGTGCTTACTGCCAACTACACTGCCTTAGTTCTAGGACTTGCTTCTCAGTGGCAAGTTCAGGCTTGGCATGGAATCAATATAGGCAAGCCATTAGGCACCCAAGTGTGGTAATTCCTCTGACCCTGaccagaagggcaagaccctctagccaggaactgcTGGATTTGAGGATGTCAGTGGCTCTTAAGATGGTAGATTTACTACTTTTGAGGATCTAGACTTCTATGCTTAAAAAAGTAACATGGAAGGGTGAGAAGGATTCTTTAAGAAAATCCAGCATGGTCATGTAGAAACATTTGCTTAGCTTAGATCCCAATCCTGCAATTTCATATGTGCAAGCAAAGTGGTCTGTCTGCATGAATGCATCTACAAATGGGGCTAACTTGTGGGCAGTTAGGGGCCAGACTGCATGGGCTGCAGATGTGTGGCCACATGCCACCCAAGTGTCCCCCTCAGAGGCCCTACACCCCTCTTGCATGGGATATTCTTCTCCTTGGTTATTCATCATAACTTATATCCGTACACTcaaatcctggtcccactggGAATTTTGTGGTTGACCTTAGTCAGGCCAGGATTTCAGCCCCATGTTTTGATCTTGTCACTAGTTTTCACTTAATCACACCTATTCAGTCTTCAGGCTttgccactccctccctccctttgcccctctTCATCATTTGGTGAGACTCTGGTTGACAAATATATTTTCAATTATTCTCCTCTACTGTAAGCTCAAGAAAAATGCAATTCTTCCATCCAGCCTTCTGAACTGAGTCACATTTTTGGTACAGGGTTCTTAGGCCCAGACCCTCAAAGGTACTTGGATGCATACATAAGTCCATCATTAGGTTCTACGAATAGACCCTGAGTAATGTCCCTACTAAGTCTTCTCTCCTACCTAGCTCCTGGTCTTCTCAGACTTTTCTCTTAGGCTTTTCGACTAAGAGCTCTTGAGAGTTAGTCTAGGCTTCTTCACCAGCCCTTTCTTGGCTGATCTACTTTGACTGCATtcttttcaaaaaaataaatcctaCCTGTGGACACTCTATACAAGAATGAACTAGAAACCAATATACCTTCTTCATATTTAGAAAGTTGAAGATATAGTTCATGTGCTGTTATTAAAAGTACATAATTTTCAAGCCATTCATGGAATTCTTTCAGTGCATTTGATCAATCTATTTGATGTGTGCCTGCTCTTACCAGGTATTTCTTTGTCATTAGTATTTTCCTTTAACAgtaattatttgaaaaaatatgttTGAGGTATCTATATATTTAGTTTCATATATCTGGATATACAAAATGGAGGAACTGGCTTACCTAAAGTAATCATAAAGTAAGAAATGTACAGTTTGGAGTGACAGAACTTTTATAGCTTAATTACCTAAAAAGTAAATTGTTAAAGGAAGCAATTAATGCCCACACAAAATATATGAACCACTTACATACCACTCTATAGCACCCAATACAGTGCTACATAAAGATATCCAAGTTTATTCTGAATGAACTATATCCAGTACTCAAAGCAGTGCAGCCATGTAGCTCAGCACTCTCTTCCTGGCCTAATATACCCTGTTTCTCAGCAGGACTCAGTACTGTGTTGTAAAGACATATCCTTAGTGCCATATAAGCTCTCAAAATTGGACATAAGTggaatatagaatcatagaaaagtatggCCAGcagggacctctggagatcatctagttcaaccccctgcctgacgAAAGATCGTATCTATCCAAATCATCTCATATAAAatctttgtctaacctattactaaaattACACAGGCAGCCCTGTCATGCACTAAATTGTCAGAGGTAAAGCAAGGGGATTATGGTGGCCAATATCCTGCTTCTgaaagggttgttaaaatatgctcaagagatccacaGAAGAGGGTGACACCCCCCTgcaacagaggaaggcaaaactttCTATAGTGCATACCAGTCTGACTCAGCATTAAAATTCCTTACTGACCCAAATGTGGTAATTCCTCTGACCCTgaccagaggggcaagaccctctagccaggaacctctggattTTAGTCCCAGCAGAGACACTAGCACATCcgagtcaaaatccccagccttgcctgcagccaacacccaacacttctgaggaaggcaaaaaattcTGACCAATGTTTATCCAAaatcttcttgaacatctccaatggTGAGTCCACAGCTTTCCTAATCTACTGCCTCACTAACAGTGatgaaagtttttcctgatatccagtctaaacatGTTTTGCTGCAACTTCCTCCTCTCTGTAGCAAcagagaaaaggtgttctcctTCTTTGCaacagcccttcagatatttgaagactgctgtcatgtccacTCCTAAGCACCTTTTCCTTTAACCTTTTCTTTGCATGACTTGCCCTCCAAAAccttcatcatttttgttgcccacctcaggaccctctctaacttctccatgtcctttctaaatcacagagcccaaaactgcacacaatactttaGGTGTGGCCTAACTGGTGCTGAATAAAGAGTCACTGTCACATCCTGTATCTTGCTCTTAATGATCtgattgatgcagcccaaaaccccATTCACCTTTTCAGGCAGCTGAGTCAACTGCAGCCTCATATTGAAtttgtgatccaccaagactctTAGCTCCTTCCCCATAGTGCTGCTATCCAGCCACCTGTCACCAATTTTGTATACATGTTTTTTATTCTTTGagaagtgcagcactttgcatttgtcagcatcGAACTTTAttctgttagctccagcccagctttccaatctgtcaattGCACTTCTTCTGACTTGCACTCCCTTCCCCCAGTGTGTTTGCAGACCTTTCCAGTTACATGTCATCTGTATACTTGCCCAAGATGCTTTCTGTTCCAGTATCCAAATAAATATTAAACACGTTGAACACCACTGGGCCTAGGAGAGACCACTGTGGGACTCCACCTCCTGCcattcaaaacctcctgccattccaaTATGCCTCTGCTTATAACTACCCTTTCTTtgtagctattgagccagttgcgcatccaccttatagtagttttgtctagcccacatttaTTTGTTCAATTTGTTTCTGATAAAGTTCCATGAGGGCTCTTTGCATAAGGAAAAAATGTTATGTGAAATTAGTTATACCCTCCAAGGAGTGtttattagtttaaaaaaaaccccaaaaaacaaaacatgctttTCCATTTCTGTGGCTCCTTTGTGCTTGAACGTACTCCATCTGAAGTCAATGGGTTTTACTGGGGACTCCAATGATTATTTTAAAAGTGCAACAAACCCCAAACAATTTTCATAGCACCTTAACTAAAGGACTGCAGTTTAAGTCTCCCAAGAGGTGCTAATAGTGAGATAACCCTATAAATCCACTCTCTAAAGATTTTCTTTTGACTTGGATGGATGTTCACTATGTAGGAGGATCAAAATCGCCCCACCAGAAATGAACTTTTTCGTAATGGTCTTGAAATCAGACTACATTTTGgcagttgttttcttttctgtgcttTTCTCTGAGGTAATCGTTCATAAAAAGAAATATACAGGAGGGCAGAAGAATGTGCTCCCTGAAGTATTATCCAAAACCCACACGCTTTTTTAATTTCCAATATTGTGAAATCCAATAAAAAGCAGAGTAAATGAAATATCACTCAGGGAGACAGAAACAGGCACCTTTGATCATCAATGCCacatcacagcactcacatttCATTCTAGTGGTTCCCATGACATCATCCAACTCCTATGATGTCCATGGCCTTGTAGCCCTGTCATCATTGAATACTGTCATGTGTATtggcacacacacactgctactTGTATGTCACTGCATGCCTTCTTGCACCAGCTATTCTGAGGAGAAAGGCTGGCCTTTTATGAGCAAACAGACTTTGGAAATACATTATTCTAGCCATAAAACAATTACCATAAAATACATTGCCTGTTCTGTGCAGTCTTCCTCAGGATTTTAATAAATTGGCTAATGGCAGAAACAGGGAATCTCTGGGAGTCTTGGTTTCCGCTCACCAAACATCCCCGACCTAAAATGAGCACGTTAGGGCCCCCTTCCTGGCTCTGCAAGTCCGAAACAGGGAGTCCGTGGGGCAACCATGGCCTTTCAGACAAAAATCAGGCCGCAAAGGCTCACATCTGAACAGCATCCAGGATTCCTAACGCGCTGCAAAGCCTGGCCCAAATGAGCTCCTTCCCAGGCCAGAATTTTAAGTGAGAAGGGgtggctggaggactgcaaaggCAGAGCCAAAGTGGAGAGAGCCTAaatcccctccccatccctttctCCTCAGGCTTGCCCAGATTCCCCAAAACATCCAGCTCAGCTAAGTATTGCAATGgaaatgtgctgctgctgctgctgctgctgcgcctgCCTTGCCCTCAttgaggcggctgctgctgctgctgctgctgcgttACTGGGAGATATTGTGCCGCTGCGACAGGGGAGGACGAGGCAAGCAGCTCAAGGAGGCTCAGTGAGCATGCGCCGCCCAAGCCAGTGACTGGATTCTCAGTCAAGGTACcaaggcaaaaataaataaataaataataataaaaaaaaaaaatcagcaatttaTAGAAAGAAGCAGCTCTGGTGTGTGGGGATCTCCAGCACCAACAGGtaggaggagaggggctgggggggagggggggcacagggctgaTGCAGCTGCAGGTCTGTGCATGGAGAGGGAGAGCTCCCTcccttggggattttttttttttttttttttaataaactgcaTAATGGAAGTGGACACGGACAATGCCTCTTCCGCGGGGCTCCCCGCGAGCTCCCCGTAGCTGGAGACCGTGGCCGGGCTCGGGCGGATGGAGCTGCAAGCCTCAGCGGCGGCGCTGCCCTGGAGCACAGGAGCGTTTCGTCCCTGCATCGCTGTGTACGTATGTGCATGGAGAGGGGCGAGCGGGGGAAGCGGCTGGGGGGAGGCTGATTTCATGGTTTTAAACCGTTGCCATGATCTGATCAGCCTCTGTTTACACAGCAGCAATCAGGCGCTTTGTGCGGGGTAAGAATGCACGGGTTGGACTGGAATCCAGTGCGAATCGCCTTTGTACACCCGAGGTGGCATAGGAAACACTCCATGGGAATAACCGAGCAGCCTGatcctgcctgctgtggctccCGGGTCCCTGGctctggaaaagcagcagtgtctttctctgatgatgatgattattttcTGTGCATGAAATATATTCTGTTGCAGTTCACAGGGAGGAGTGGAAATCGCGGAGCCCTGAAAGAGAGCTCCATTTATTCTCTCTATTAAAGCCAGCCCTTCCAAATGGATGGGCATTTATTCCTTGGGTGTGTTTCCTTATTTTTCTTCAATATTGATATGAACCCGGGTTTAATCATGATCATCATAATATTGGGCTTCAAAGATTTGCATTACCAAGAGCAGGGGGAAAAGCCCTCCCCCCCTAAAACACAGTGCTGTGGTTTGTCTAGCCTATGTGTTTATTTCAGAGCCTAAATGATAAAATCTTGGTTTATAGGGGGATATAATGAAtacattttatctttaaaaatgtgcatGAACTAACATTGTGTGATTAATGTGCTTTGGTGACTTGGGTTAAAAAACATAAATTCTGCAGGGTTTCTTTGGGCGTGATCCATATCAACACAGCAGCTGCCTCTAAAACATTGACAAATACTGTAGATGTAAAATAAATATAGGTAATGTCAAAATCTCAGCAGCCTTTTAGGATTTTTGGAAGATGCGAATGATTAATTTCTGGACTTGCAAGCTGGGGATTATTTTATTCACAAAGCCTCCAAGGCTTtagctgtgcatttgtgtattCTACCTACAAGGGACATTGTTTGGTCAGCTCTGAAATTGTAAGCAATTCAAATCCATGAAATCTGAAAATAATGTTATACAGAAAGTATGCCGGTCATATAAAGAACATGCCTCatggtttttaaaaacaaataatagtACTCAAATTTACACCTTCGTTTGCTTCTTTCTCCATAAATTAACATCTTTGTTAGCACTTTATGACATCATTACTTGTTAACTTAAGAACTGATAGCTCgttttttttcagatattttgATGGCATGACAAatcagaaagaagaaaagaggatGTACTGTATGACTAGACACAAGATCAGTTCTGTTTGTGGATTACATTTTCAGTAAGATGTATGGATCTATTTTTTCCTTGTTCTTATATATAGATCATGAGACTTGACTGAGGCAATATCCATATCATCCATCCATCTATGGCGAACTACAGCCATGCAGCTGACAACATTTTACAAAATCTCTCTCCTTTAACAGCCTTTCTGAAACTGACTTCCCTGGGTTTCATAATAGGAGTCAGTGTGGTGGGTAACCTTCTGATCTCCATTTTGCTAGTCAAAGATAAGACCTTGCATAGAGCTCCTTACTACTTCCTGTTGGATCTTTGCTGCTCAGATATCCTCAGATCTGCAATTTGTTTCCCCTTTGTTTTCACCTCTGTAAAAAATGGCTCTACTTGGACATATGGGACTCTTACTTGCAAAGTGATTGCTTTTTTGGGGGTGTTGTCCTGCTTCCACACTGCTTTCATGCTGTTCTGCATAAGTGTCACCAGATACTTAGCTATTGCCCACCACCGTTTTTATACAAAGAGGCTGACCTTCTGGACTTGTTTGGCAGTAATCTGTATGGTGTGGACCCTTTCGGTAGCTATGGCTTTCCCCCCAGTTTTAGATGTGGGCACCTACTCATTCATTAGGGAGGAAGACCAATGCACCTTTCAGCATCGTTCCTTCAGGGCCAATGATTCTTTGGGATTTATGCTTCTTCTTGCCCTTATACTCCTAGCCACACAGCTTGTCTACCTCAAGCTGATATTTTTCGTTCATGATCGCAGGAAAATGAAGCCAGTCCAGTTTGTTGCAGCGGTGAGCCAGAACTGGACTTTTCATGGTCCCGGAGCCAGTGGTCAAGCAGCTGCTAATTGGCTGGCTGGATTTGGAAGGGGTCCCACACCACCAACCTTGCTGGGAATCAGGCAAAATGCGAACACCACAGGCAGGAGAAGGCTACTGGTTTTAGATGAGTTCAAAATGGAAAAGAGAATCAGCAGAATGTTCTACATTATGACATTTCTCTTTCTGACCTTGTGGGGTCCCTATTTGGTAGCTTGTTACTGGAGAGTTTTTGCAAGAGGGCCTGTAGTACCAGGGGGATTTCTAACGGCTGCTGTCTGGATGAGTTTTGCCCAAGCTGGAATCAATCCTTTTGTCTGCATTTTCTCCAACAGGGAGCTGAGGCGCTGTTTCAGCACAACCCTTCTTTACTGCAGAAAATCCAGGTTACCAAGGGAACCTTACTGTGTTATATGAGGGAGCATCTGTAAATCTTTAGCCTTGTGAAACACTACCATTCTCTGCTAAGCAATTGTGGCCTGTAGCCATGTCTTGAGAAGAAAATCAAGAATGGGATGTCAGCAGTTGTAAGGATTTGGGCAACATTTTGCAGTCTTTGCAGTAGCTCACCTATAATCCCATTTTAAACCTAAACGTGTTCCTGCTGACCACTGCTGAAGGTTTGTAATTAAGAACAAAGGACTGAACTACTGCCCTGAATTCCTTTATGTGGTTGAAATCTAGATAATGAAAGTAGCAGGTGCTAAGTATCAGTGCTAAATGCTGTGTATATCACTACATAAAATAAGACCATCAAAAAGATTAGCATTGGACATCTTAATAAATTAAGTTGATATGAGGTTAATGTGTTGATAAAACTAATTTTAGACATCCGAAGACCTTTAAAACATTTCATACAGTTATTGTTTTGCAAAGACTGAAAATTGGGGACTCTTAAGTACTGTAACTGATTAAAGATGTGCCATGCAGTATTGGATTATCACACTTACAAATCTGTTTGCCTTGTGAGTAAGTTTTGGGGAGCATTCCAAACCAGTATTTTTGTTCAGATTAGACtttccatttttccccccaaatacaATACTCTTTCTAAATACCATTTTTCCTTAACAGTGAAATTACTAGCAGTAACTGTATTCTGTGGTTTTTGCTGATTTGGTATAAAGTTTCTTGGACTcgaatttatatttttaaaaagctagatATCAGTCTGTTAGGCAACGTTAATGATAATATTCAGTCCTAATTGAACAGTCATAATTATACAGAATAAACACATGTTGCCTTAAAGGGTTATCTAGTATCTTCCATTTTGTTTAGCATTGAAGCAAATAAGCAAGGAAAATTGAATCAGTAACTCTGGTCAGTCATTTGGGAGTGCATGAAAGATCACTTAATcctctatttcctttttttccccctcccatggtTCCCAAAATCAGTATGCACATCACTGGGATGATATGATTTTTTTCTAGGTGTGCTGCCCATTCTAGTTTGTTCTGAGAAACACAGGCAGTTGATGTATGTTTATATTTTAAGACAGCTGTCATGGGGAGACCGCAGCCTTAGTATGATATCTTGCACAATTTGTGAAGCATTTATTCTACTGAAGGCACAGTCTTGTTTATATTTTCTGCACATTTTGGTGTATTGgttgttttaaattatttaagtTTTAAATTGTGGAAGCATATATGATTTCTTAGTATTTTAGAAATACATTAGAGTCTGTGAGTCTTTCCTTCTTTAAGATACAGATGTGTGGATTTCAATATAAAGTTGCATTTGCCAAAATTTACCTGTGTAGCCTGTTAATTTTCTTGGaataaaatttacatttttccaGTTATACAAttaacctttttttattttgtctaGTGAGCTAGCATGAGCTATTGAGAATGTAGCCATTATGAATTATTATTCTTTGCAGTCACTGTATTCCCAAACTGTAAATGCATGAATGATGGGGACCACAGGATTGATAAATGATATTATCTACAATAGCACTGTTGTGTAGTTTATCATAATTACCCCTCTATCTATTCCAATATGTCAGCTATATTTAAAGTTACAACACAGTATTTGACAAACTTCACAGTTTAATTTTAGAAAATGTGTATATGAAGCACAACATCATGTGTTGGACAAACCTAAAGAACATTGGCTTTCTTAATTTTTGAGAGAAAAGACTGGTGGTCTTAATTAAATATTGGTGTACTCTGTCTTTCATTGTAATTTTATGACCAGCAAGTTAATCTATATATACACAAGCAGCAGTCAGTAACTGAAATGCTTAAATTTGTATGATAACATTATACAGCATATACAACAATTCAGAGAGTTGTATCTATATATGATCAGACAACTTGATCAAAGATTTAGTGAGCAATCTGTTTGACCTCATTTACACTTTATACTGAGGTTGATTGGTTGAGAGGCATGGCTTAATATACTGTGTTGAAACAGAAAAAATCACTACAATAATGACTCCTCATCAGTATAAGAATATTTCAGAACATAATTTGAAATGGGACCAAGAGACTTCTAccaaaaatacttttttattaCACTGGAAAAGGTTTTGAAATTAAGACAGCTAAAACGATTCTCTGCAATAGTaaatggaataaaaagtaaattaTATATTGAGAAAAATTCTGAAACATCCCACTAAGTTTGCTAAAAGGTTGATTGGCAATAACTTCAGTCTAATTTCTATAAAATAGTAACCTTTACAAGGAACATTGATATTACATATTGTAATAAAGTACATATAAATAACTAAAGTTGTAAATACAGTTATAGTAGTAGATGTAGTA
Coding sequences:
- the GPR85 gene encoding probable G-protein coupled receptor 85, with protein sequence MANYSHAADNILQNLSPLTAFLKLTSLGFIIGVSVVGNLLISILLVKDKTLHRAPYYFLLDLCCSDILRSAICFPFVFTSVKNGSTWTYGTLTCKVIAFLGVLSCFHTAFMLFCISVTRYLAIAHHRFYTKRLTFWTCLAVICMVWTLSVAMAFPPVLDVGTYSFIREEDQCTFQHRSFRANDSLGFMLLLALILLATQLVYLKLIFFVHDRRKMKPVQFVAAVSQNWTFHGPGASGQAAANWLAGFGRGPTPPTLLGIRQNANTTGRRRLLVLDEFKMEKRISRMFYIMTFLFLTLWGPYLVACYWRVFARGPVVPGGFLTAAVWMSFAQAGINPFVCIFSNRELRRCFSTTLLYCRKSRLPREPYCVI